A genomic window from Streptomyces sp. NBC_01429 includes:
- a CDS encoding MFS transporter yields MSSDVCGTVPDTNPGEAADGELVPPEQAPSAWAAVFSLAMGVFGLLTAEYLPASLLTPMAADLGVSEALAGQAVTVTAVAAMLSGLLTASLTRRLDRRVVLLGFTVLMIVSNLLVAVAANMMVLLLMRILLGVALGGFWSMAAAVAMRLVPAALVPRAVSIIFSGIAVATIVAVPLGSYLGELSGWRSTFLAAAALGVVTLVFQLFALPRMAPRGTARLGTLWEVLRRPGFGVGIVGMLLVHIGHYALFTYIRPALESVVKVDVEALALLLFVFGVANFVGTLLAGWLLEISLRLTLALMPALMGVAALGLALLPAGQAGYAVLVVLWGLAFGGVSVAWSNWSTRMVPDQAESAGGLVVVGVQSAIAGGAAAGGLMFGIGGVVTVFIVSGVVLLASALLIVLRVTAPGSAPGVDASVGSDPAAC; encoded by the coding sequence TTGAGCAGTGATGTGTGCGGCACCGTGCCCGATACCAACCCCGGCGAAGCGGCCGATGGGGAACTGGTACCGCCCGAGCAGGCCCCTTCGGCGTGGGCGGCGGTGTTCTCGCTGGCGATGGGTGTTTTCGGGCTGCTGACCGCGGAATATCTGCCGGCCAGCTTGTTGACGCCGATGGCCGCCGACCTGGGAGTATCGGAAGCTTTGGCGGGGCAGGCGGTCACTGTCACGGCGGTGGCAGCGATGCTTTCCGGGCTGTTGACGGCGAGCCTGACCCGGAGGCTCGACCGAAGGGTCGTGTTGCTCGGCTTCACCGTCCTGATGATCGTATCCAACCTGCTGGTGGCCGTAGCCGCCAACATGATGGTGCTGTTGTTGATGCGGATCCTGCTGGGTGTCGCGCTGGGTGGCTTCTGGAGCATGGCGGCGGCGGTGGCGATGCGGCTGGTGCCCGCGGCTCTGGTTCCGCGTGCGGTATCGATCATCTTCAGTGGCATCGCGGTGGCGACCATCGTGGCGGTGCCGCTCGGCAGCTACCTCGGCGAGCTGTCCGGCTGGCGCAGCACCTTCCTCGCGGCAGCCGCGCTCGGTGTGGTGACGTTGGTGTTCCAGTTGTTCGCGCTGCCCCGGATGGCGCCCCGCGGCACGGCACGGCTGGGTACGTTGTGGGAGGTGCTGCGGCGCCCGGGCTTCGGGGTGGGCATCGTCGGGATGCTGCTGGTTCACATCGGGCACTACGCGCTGTTCACCTATATCCGGCCCGCTCTGGAGAGTGTGGTGAAAGTCGACGTCGAAGCGTTGGCGCTGCTGTTGTTCGTCTTCGGAGTGGCGAACTTCGTGGGCACGCTGCTGGCCGGGTGGCTTCTGGAGATCAGCCTGCGGCTGACGCTGGCACTGATGCCGGCGCTGATGGGCGTTGCGGCTCTGGGCCTGGCGCTGCTTCCCGCCGGGCAAGCCGGGTACGCGGTTCTGGTGGTTCTCTGGGGCCTGGCCTTTGGCGGTGTGTCGGTGGCATGGTCGAACTGGTCGACTCGCATGGTGCCTGACCAGGCGGAGAGCGCGGGCGGGCTCGTGGTGGTAGGTGTGCAGTCCGCTATCGCCGGCGGGGCTGCCGCCGGTGGTCTGATGTTCGGCATCGGCGGCGTCGTCACCGTATTCATCGTGTCCGGCGTCGTGCTGCTCGCCTCCGCGTTGCTGATCGTGCTGCGGGTCACAGCGCCCGGCAGCGCGCCGGGAGTTGATGCGTCCGTAGGATCCGATCCCGCCGCGTGCTGA